One stretch of Thermoflexus sp. DNA includes these proteins:
- a CDS encoding electron transfer flavoprotein subunit beta/FixA family protein, producing the protein MHIVVPIKQTPDTTATLTVDASGRISWGDAPLIVNPWDEFAIEESLRLKEKFGGRVTVITMGPESAKEALKQAVAMGCDEAILLHDPAFEGSDAVVTAAILAAAIRKLGAVDLVFMGKESVDGNSAQVPPALARRLGWPLLAYVGKIREIDPAGRTIVVERILEEGRQVVRAPLPAVLSAMQMNEPRYPSFMGIRKAARMSIPVWTAADLGLALEQVGASASAARWPVVFAPPKQEVRCEFIQGESPEEIARLLVDRLLAEKVL; encoded by the coding sequence ATGCACATTGTGGTGCCCATCAAGCAAACCCCAGATACGACCGCCACGTTGACCGTCGACGCATCGGGACGGATATCCTGGGGCGATGCCCCGCTGATCGTGAATCCATGGGATGAATTCGCCATCGAGGAGTCCCTGCGGTTGAAGGAGAAGTTCGGAGGGAGGGTCACGGTCATCACGATGGGCCCGGAATCCGCGAAGGAGGCGCTGAAGCAGGCCGTGGCCATGGGATGCGATGAGGCCATTCTTCTTCACGATCCCGCCTTTGAGGGCTCCGATGCGGTGGTCACCGCCGCCATCCTGGCCGCGGCCATCCGCAAACTGGGTGCGGTAGACCTGGTCTTCATGGGCAAAGAGAGCGTGGACGGGAACTCCGCCCAGGTCCCGCCGGCCCTTGCCCGTCGCCTGGGCTGGCCATTGCTGGCCTATGTAGGGAAGATCCGTGAGATCGATCCGGCCGGGCGGACGATCGTGGTGGAGCGGATCCTGGAGGAGGGCCGCCAGGTGGTGCGGGCGCCGCTCCCGGCGGTTCTCAGCGCGATGCAGATGAACGAGCCGCGATATCCCTCCTTTATGGGGATCCGGAAAGCGGCCCGCATGTCGATCCCGGTCTGGACCGCAGCGGATCTGGGGCTGGCGCTGGAGCAGGTCGGCGCGTCCGCCTCGGCGGCCCGCTGGCCTGTCGTCTTCGCCCCGCCGAAGCAGGAGGTCCGGTGTGAGTTCATCCAGGGGGAGTCGCCCGAGGAGATCGCCCGCCTCCTGGTGGATCGGTTGCTGGCGGAGAAGGTCCTGTGA
- a CDS encoding electron transfer flavoprotein subunit alpha/FixB family protein: MSHVWVWLEQFQGKIPSIVWETMGVARRLADALGTGVTAVWIGGTIADQAGEAIAMGADVVQVIEHPALADFRFEPYLTVLSHLVKEGAPQVILIGSTARGRELAGGLAAELGTAALVDALEVSVEDGRVIAIRPIYEGKLFARTYVERSPAIVTIRGRAFPKPDPDPGRKGEIRRVSIELDPLAFPTEVLEWIQETEGEISLNEARIVVGGGRGVGGPEGFEPLRELARALGAALGATRAVVDAGWIPYKYQVGQTGKTISPDLYIACGISGAIQHLSGLRGVKVIVAINKDPEAPIFKVARYGVVDDLFKIVPALTAELRRRGLAKG, translated from the coding sequence ATGAGCCATGTCTGGGTCTGGCTCGAGCAATTCCAGGGGAAGATCCCCTCGATCGTGTGGGAGACCATGGGAGTGGCCCGGCGGCTGGCGGATGCCCTGGGAACCGGAGTGACGGCTGTGTGGATCGGGGGGACGATCGCCGATCAGGCTGGGGAGGCCATTGCCATGGGCGCCGATGTGGTCCAGGTGATCGAACACCCGGCGCTGGCCGATTTCCGGTTCGAACCTTATCTGACTGTCCTGAGCCATTTGGTGAAGGAAGGGGCCCCTCAGGTTATCCTCATCGGTTCCACCGCCCGCGGCCGCGAGCTGGCCGGGGGGCTGGCGGCGGAACTGGGGACGGCGGCGCTGGTCGATGCGCTGGAGGTCTCTGTGGAAGATGGGCGTGTCATTGCGATCCGGCCGATCTATGAAGGCAAGCTGTTCGCCCGGACCTATGTCGAGCGCTCTCCCGCGATCGTAACCATCCGGGGGCGTGCCTTCCCCAAACCCGATCCCGATCCCGGTCGAAAAGGGGAGATCCGTCGGGTTTCCATCGAGCTGGATCCCCTGGCTTTCCCCACAGAGGTCCTGGAGTGGATCCAGGAAACAGAGGGGGAGATCAGCCTGAACGAGGCCCGTATTGTGGTGGGCGGCGGGCGCGGGGTTGGTGGGCCGGAGGGGTTTGAGCCCTTGCGGGAGCTGGCTCGCGCATTAGGGGCTGCCCTGGGAGCCACGCGGGCGGTGGTGGATGCGGGCTGGATCCCTTACAAGTACCAGGTAGGCCAGACCGGGAAGACGATCAGCCCGGATCTCTACATCGCGTGCGGGATCTCCGGTGCCATCCAGCATCTCTCTGGCCTGCGGGGGGTGAAGGTCATCGTAGCGATTAATAAGGATCCCGAGGCCCCGATCTTCAAGGTGGCCCGTTATGGTGTGGTGGACGATCTTTTCAAGATCGTCCCGGCCCTTACAGCGGAGCTCCGTCGTCGCGGGCTCGCGAAAGGGTGA
- a CDS encoding class I SAM-dependent methyltransferase encodes MDPGKQAQEFFSRYAPAYTVSPSHRAGEDLHRLVALLAPAGRGRLLDVATGSGHTALAMASWVDEAVGLDLTPAMGAEFMRQARAHGFLGMRFVVGAVEALPFPDGAFQWVTCRRAAHHFPDLPQALAEMKRVLAPNGRIGIVDMIAPADPEAARFLNELERIRDPSHQRALGLKEWREQMQGTGLSLIAVEVVEEIQSWEQWWFPVPLDSAAAERALAYVSQAGPEAGEVLLPHPKGVMIRKRRGIMVAIRQPSSTSLPGSPVDVADPLQGA; translated from the coding sequence ATGGATCCTGGAAAGCAAGCGCAGGAGTTCTTCTCCCGTTATGCCCCAGCTTACACGGTTAGCCCTTCCCACCGGGCTGGCGAGGATTTGCACCGGTTGGTGGCCCTGCTGGCTCCAGCTGGTCGAGGGCGCCTCCTGGATGTCGCCACAGGTAGTGGTCATACCGCCCTCGCCATGGCCTCGTGGGTAGACGAAGCGGTAGGCCTGGATCTCACCCCGGCGATGGGAGCCGAGTTCATGCGCCAGGCCCGGGCCCATGGCTTCCTCGGGATGCGGTTCGTGGTTGGGGCGGTGGAGGCCCTTCCCTTTCCGGATGGCGCTTTCCAATGGGTCACGTGCCGCCGGGCCGCTCATCATTTCCCCGATCTCCCCCAGGCCCTGGCCGAGATGAAACGGGTCTTGGCGCCTAACGGACGGATCGGTATAGTGGATATGATTGCTCCGGCGGATCCGGAGGCAGCGCGCTTTCTGAATGAACTCGAACGGATCCGGGACCCTTCCCATCAACGGGCGCTTGGTCTGAAGGAGTGGAGGGAGCAAATGCAGGGGACAGGGCTATCGCTGATCGCTGTCGAAGTCGTCGAGGAAATCCAGTCCTGGGAGCAGTGGTGGTTCCCTGTCCCTCTCGACAGCGCGGCAGCAGAACGGGCCCTCGCATATGTCTCTCAGGCAGGCCCAGAAGCCGGGGAAGTCTTGCTTCCACATCCGAAAGGGGTGATGATCCGGAAGCGACGGGGAATCATGGTAGCGATCCGCCAGCCCTCATCGACATCCCTTCCGGGCTCGCCCGTAGATGTCGCAGATCCGCTCCAGGGGGCCTGA
- a CDS encoding polyprenol monophosphomannose synthase, protein MNLRCLVIIPTYNERENIEGLIRALLALPLSLDVLVVDDHSPDGTGELVAAMAAGDPRIHILRRPAKLGLGTAYVAGFRFGLAHGYGRILTMDADFSHDPAYVPALIERSQEADLVIGSRYVPGGEVVDSPWYRRLLSRGANRFARTLLGLTPRDVTAGFRCYRPAVLEAIAPETIRAEGYAFLIEITYRVQRAGFRIAEVPIRFRDRRYGRSKVSRQEIARALWTVLRLAQDRKRVRRKP, encoded by the coding sequence ATGAATTTGCGTTGCCTGGTGATCATCCCGACTTACAATGAGCGGGAGAACATCGAAGGGCTCATCCGGGCGCTCCTGGCGCTTCCTCTTTCGCTGGATGTGTTGGTGGTGGATGACCATTCGCCGGATGGAACAGGGGAGCTGGTGGCGGCAATGGCCGCGGGGGATCCCCGCATCCATATTCTCCGCCGGCCCGCCAAGCTGGGGCTGGGGACCGCTTATGTGGCCGGGTTCCGGTTTGGGCTGGCCCATGGTTATGGGCGCATCCTGACGATGGATGCGGATTTCTCCCACGATCCGGCGTATGTGCCGGCGTTGATCGAGCGAAGCCAGGAGGCGGATTTGGTCATCGGCTCCCGATATGTTCCGGGCGGAGAGGTGGTGGACAGCCCGTGGTATCGGCGGCTGCTCAGCCGGGGGGCCAACCGGTTTGCCCGGACGCTACTGGGCTTAACCCCGAGGGATGTGACGGCGGGCTTTCGCTGTTATCGCCCGGCGGTTCTGGAGGCGATTGCTCCAGAAACCATCCGGGCGGAGGGGTATGCGTTCCTGATTGAGATCACCTATCGGGTGCAGCGGGCAGGCTTTCGGATCGCCGAGGTTCCCATCCGGTTTAGGGACCGCCGCTATGGGCGATCCAAGGTGTCGCGACAAGAGATCGCGCGGGCGCTGTGGACGGTTCTCCGGCTCGCGCAGGATCGGAAACGCGTTCGCCGGAAGCCATGA
- a CDS encoding class I SAM-dependent methyltransferase, giving the protein MEFVVCNLCGSSRTRLRFPSTLSRRRDRAPDFRCTSNGYGIHPPIVQCVDCGLVYANPRYAASEITETYRAIEDPLYVLEREGRVLTFERHLQPIEQLAGPGHGRRLLDVGCHIGIFLEIAQAHGWEAWGVEPSRWAVEIARARGLRVIEGTLREVGFPNAWFDVVTLWDVIEHLGDPMGELREIYRILKPDGWVVIHTMDIESPFARLLGARWPWLMEMHLYYFSRRTLRSMLERVGFRVHHMAAEGRYLRLGYLATRVRALFPRLGALLVWLVQRAHLAARAVYIDLGDLFTAYAQKPESPQ; this is encoded by the coding sequence GTGGAGTTTGTCGTCTGCAACCTCTGCGGTTCCTCCCGGACTCGTCTGCGCTTTCCCAGCACCCTGTCGCGCCGTCGGGATCGAGCGCCGGATTTCCGCTGCACCAGCAACGGCTACGGGATCCATCCCCCGATCGTCCAATGCGTGGACTGTGGCCTGGTCTACGCCAATCCCCGTTATGCAGCGTCAGAGATCACGGAGACCTATCGGGCGATCGAAGATCCTCTTTATGTGCTGGAGCGGGAAGGACGAGTCCTTACATTTGAGCGTCATCTCCAGCCCATCGAACAGCTCGCCGGACCTGGGCATGGTCGGCGCTTGCTTGATGTGGGCTGCCATATCGGGATCTTCTTGGAGATCGCCCAGGCTCACGGCTGGGAGGCCTGGGGGGTGGAGCCCTCGCGCTGGGCGGTGGAGATCGCGCGGGCCAGAGGGCTTCGGGTAATTGAGGGGACGCTCCGGGAGGTGGGGTTCCCCAATGCCTGGTTCGATGTGGTCACGCTGTGGGATGTCATCGAGCATCTGGGCGATCCGATGGGCGAGCTTCGCGAAATCTATCGGATCCTGAAACCCGATGGCTGGGTGGTGATCCATACGATGGATATTGAGAGCCCCTTCGCTCGGCTCCTGGGCGCGCGCTGGCCATGGCTGATGGAGATGCATCTTTACTACTTCTCCCGACGCACGCTGCGGAGCATGCTGGAGCGCGTTGGGTTTCGAGTTCATCATATGGCGGCGGAGGGACGATATCTGCGCCTGGGATATCTGGCCACACGGGTCCGTGCGCTCTTTCCCCGCCTGGGCGCGCTTCTGGTCTGGCTGGTCCAGCGAGCCCATTTAGCCGCGCGGGCCGTTTATATCGATCTGGGGGATCTGTTCACCGCTTATGCTCAGAAGCCTGAGTCCCCCCAATGA
- the gcvH gene encoding glycine cleavage system protein GcvH — MHIPPDLRYTESDEWVRLEGEEAVCGVTDYAQSQLSDVVYVELPEVGRTFQKGEVFGAIESVKAAADLYMPMSGTITAVNTDLVQNPEWVNQDPYGRAWLIRFRPSNPAEYETLMDAEAYRAHCEARAH, encoded by the coding sequence ATGCACATCCCGCCCGATCTGCGCTACACGGAATCCGACGAATGGGTTCGCCTGGAAGGCGAGGAAGCGGTGTGCGGCGTCACCGATTACGCCCAGAGCCAGCTCTCCGATGTCGTTTACGTGGAGCTGCCCGAGGTGGGTCGCACATTTCAGAAAGGCGAGGTCTTCGGGGCGATCGAGTCGGTGAAGGCGGCGGCCGATCTCTATATGCCGATGAGCGGAACCATCACAGCGGTGAACACCGACTTGGTTCAAAACCCGGAGTGGGTGAATCAGGACCCCTATGGGCGGGCCTGGCTGATCCGATTCCGGCCCAGCAACCCCGCGGAGTATGAAACCCTGATGGACGCCGAGGCATATCGGGCCCATTGCGAGGCCCGCGCACATTGA
- the gcvPA gene encoding aminomethyl-transferring glycine dehydrogenase subunit GcvPA produces the protein MRFVPHTEEERREMLRAIGVERIEDLFADVPEAYRFPPLNLPEPLTELEVRWELEALAEANIHTGQYACFLGAGAYRHFIPAVIDELLRRGEFYTAYTPYQPEVSQGTLQAMFEFQSMICALTGMEVANASHYDGSSALAEAVLMALRLTRGERPKVLLFPTIHPEYRAVVHTYVQHLDVRLEGESGWTLDQLRRPILLVEELEARLDAETAALVIPYPDFLGRVLPPSRLRETADRVHQAGALLIAVVNPIALALFEPPGSWGADIVVGEGQPLGIPLSFGGPYLGIMATRMAFVRQLPGRIVGETVDLEGRRGYVLTLSTREQHIRREKATSNITTNVGLMALAATIYLSVMGKHGLRQVASLCYHKAHYLAERIASLPGYEVWREHPFFHEFVVRTPRPVAEINRILYEDYQILGGYDLGQADPVLAGHMLLCVTEMNTREEIDALVEALGEIGPAYEG, from the coding sequence ATGCGCTTTGTTCCGCACACGGAGGAAGAGCGTCGCGAGATGCTCCGGGCCATCGGCGTGGAGCGGATTGAGGATCTCTTCGCCGATGTGCCGGAAGCTTATCGCTTTCCCCCTTTGAACCTCCCTGAGCCCCTGACGGAGCTGGAAGTTCGCTGGGAGCTGGAGGCCCTGGCGGAAGCCAACATCCACACCGGTCAATATGCGTGCTTCCTCGGCGCCGGGGCTTACCGGCACTTCATCCCGGCGGTTATCGATGAGTTGTTGCGCCGCGGGGAGTTCTATACCGCTTACACTCCTTACCAGCCGGAGGTCAGCCAGGGCACCCTCCAGGCGATGTTCGAGTTCCAGTCCATGATCTGCGCCCTTACTGGAATGGAGGTGGCCAACGCCAGCCATTACGACGGCTCCTCCGCCCTCGCGGAAGCGGTGCTGATGGCCTTGCGGCTGACCCGGGGGGAGCGGCCGAAGGTGCTTTTGTTCCCCACCATCCATCCAGAATACCGGGCGGTGGTCCACACGTATGTCCAGCACCTGGACGTCCGCCTGGAGGGAGAAAGCGGATGGACCCTTGACCAGTTGCGGAGGCCGATTCTCCTTGTGGAAGAGCTGGAAGCCCGCCTGGACGCGGAGACAGCGGCCCTGGTGATCCCTTACCCCGATTTCCTGGGTCGGGTGCTCCCCCCTTCGCGCCTGCGGGAGACGGCGGATCGGGTCCACCAGGCCGGCGCGTTGCTGATCGCCGTGGTTAACCCTATCGCCCTGGCTCTCTTCGAGCCCCCAGGGAGCTGGGGGGCGGATATCGTGGTGGGCGAGGGGCAGCCCCTGGGGATCCCCCTGAGCTTCGGGGGTCCCTATCTGGGGATCATGGCCACCCGTATGGCGTTCGTGCGTCAGCTGCCCGGCCGCATCGTGGGAGAGACGGTGGATCTGGAGGGCCGCCGGGGATATGTCTTGACCCTCTCCACCCGTGAGCAGCATATCCGCCGGGAGAAGGCCACCAGCAACATCACCACGAACGTCGGCCTGATGGCCCTGGCGGCCACGATCTATCTTTCCGTGATGGGCAAGCACGGGCTCCGTCAGGTCGCCTCGCTCTGCTATCATAAGGCCCACTACCTGGCGGAACGGATCGCCTCTCTTCCGGGCTACGAGGTCTGGCGCGAGCATCCATTCTTCCACGAGTTTGTGGTTCGAACCCCGCGCCCGGTTGCCGAGATCAACCGGATCCTTTACGAGGATTATCAGATCCTGGGCGGCTATGATCTGGGCCAGGCGGATCCTGTGCTGGCTGGCCATATGTTGCTGTGCGTCACAGAGATGAACACGCGGGAGGAGATCGACGCGCTGGTGGAGGCCCTGGGCGAAATCGGGCCGGCCTATGAGGGCTGA
- the gcvPB gene encoding aminomethyl-transferring glycine dehydrogenase subunit GcvPB, whose product MQEPLIFEYSVPGRRGVEMPEPDVPEAPFPEGFLREDLPLPEVSEIDVVRHFLRLSQMNYGVDKGFYPLGSCTMKYNPKINEEMARLPGFAQLHPYQDLDTVQGALALMYHLQEFLKEIGGFAAVSLQPAAGSQGELAGILMIRAYHRDRGEGKKRIKMLIPDSAHGTNPASSAMAGLQVVNIPSDRRGNIDLDALRRECDETVAGLMITNPNTLGLFDENLMEAIELVHRCGGLIYGDGANMNALMGICKPGEMGFDVMHYNLHKTFSTPHGGGGPGAGPVGASERLAPYLPGPIVAIDRERTVRPDEPVYTLVWPERSIGRVRAFYGHFGVFVRAYTYIRMHGPRLREVSEAAVLNANYLLARLRSVYPVPYDRLCKHEFVIMGKVPGTPIRALDISKRLMDYGFHPPTNYFPLIVPEALMIEPTETESKATLDAFAEAMRRIAEEARQDPQRVQQAPHTTPVRRLDEARAARQLILRYLPASEPRPTLAQA is encoded by the coding sequence ATGCAGGAGCCTCTGATCTTTGAATACTCCGTTCCCGGTCGGCGGGGCGTGGAGATGCCCGAGCCGGACGTCCCGGAGGCTCCTTTCCCGGAAGGCTTTCTTCGAGAGGATCTTCCCCTTCCGGAGGTAAGCGAGATCGATGTGGTCCGTCATTTCCTCCGCCTCTCCCAGATGAACTACGGGGTGGACAAAGGCTTCTACCCCCTGGGCTCCTGCACGATGAAATACAACCCCAAGATCAACGAAGAGATGGCCCGGCTTCCCGGCTTCGCCCAGCTTCATCCTTATCAGGATCTCGACACAGTGCAGGGAGCACTGGCCCTGATGTATCACCTCCAGGAATTTCTGAAGGAGATCGGAGGATTCGCCGCAGTCTCCCTTCAACCAGCGGCGGGCTCCCAGGGCGAGCTGGCAGGCATCTTAATGATCCGGGCGTATCACCGGGACCGCGGGGAAGGGAAGAAGCGGATCAAGATGCTGATCCCGGATTCCGCCCATGGCACAAACCCGGCCTCCTCGGCCATGGCCGGCCTGCAGGTGGTCAACATCCCGTCGGACCGGCGGGGAAACATCGATCTGGATGCTCTGCGCCGGGAATGCGACGAGACCGTGGCGGGCCTGATGATCACCAATCCCAACACCCTGGGGCTCTTCGACGAGAACCTGATGGAAGCCATTGAGCTCGTCCACCGCTGCGGAGGGCTGATCTACGGCGATGGGGCGAACATGAATGCCCTGATGGGGATCTGTAAGCCCGGCGAGATGGGCTTCGATGTCATGCATTACAACCTGCATAAGACGTTCAGCACCCCCCACGGCGGCGGGGGTCCGGGGGCAGGACCGGTGGGGGCCAGCGAGCGGCTGGCTCCGTATCTGCCCGGGCCCATTGTGGCCATCGACCGGGAGCGGACTGTGCGCCCGGACGAGCCGGTCTACACGCTGGTGTGGCCGGAGCGCAGCATCGGCCGGGTGCGGGCCTTCTATGGCCATTTCGGGGTCTTCGTCCGGGCTTACACCTATATCCGGATGCATGGCCCCCGCTTGCGGGAGGTCTCTGAGGCGGCGGTCCTGAACGCCAATTACCTGCTGGCGCGGCTGCGGAGCGTTTACCCGGTGCCCTATGATCGTTTGTGCAAGCATGAATTCGTGATCATGGGGAAGGTGCCGGGCACGCCTATCCGGGCCCTGGATATCTCCAAGCGTTTGATGGATTATGGCTTCCATCCGCCGACGAATTATTTCCCGCTGATCGTGCCGGAAGCTTTGATGATCGAACCGACGGAAACCGAAAGCAAGGCCACCCTGGATGCCTTCGCGGAGGCGATGCGGCGGATTGCGGAGGAGGCGCGGCAGGATCCGCAGCGGGTGCAGCAGGCGCCTCATACCACTCCAGTGCGCCGCCTGGATGAGGCGCGAGCCGCCCGCCAGCTCATCCTGCGCTATCTCCCGGCTTCCGAGCCCCGTCCCACCCTCGCTCAGGCGTAG
- a CDS encoding sigma-70 family RNA polymerase sigma factor, which produces MERRNRPILPDEEEELENEELWAEPWEEEAPLEELDLEPELDEETSLPVLGELAEDRDLISLYFREVTDHPLLTAEEEKELATRMARGREAARRLARDGNLPPEVRQRLERLVEEGRQAREKLITSNFRLVISVAKKYQGLGVPLLDLIQEGNLGLMKAVERFDPKRGRRFSTYATWWIRQAITRALAMQARTIRLPIHAQEQLRKAQRIAHQIEQEAGRPATPEEVAERLGMETDKVEWLWNAARPLLSLEEPMDDEGETTLEGAIRDVESPAPDEVVADQLLREQIEELLNELPSRHARVLRLRYGFEDGRSYTLEEVAQRFGLSRERIRQIEAEALRYLRKQLKVRQMREFLKAA; this is translated from the coding sequence ATGGAGCGTCGAAACCGCCCCATCCTCCCGGACGAGGAGGAGGAGCTGGAAAACGAGGAGCTCTGGGCCGAGCCCTGGGAGGAGGAGGCCCCTCTGGAGGAGCTCGACCTGGAGCCTGAACTGGATGAGGAAACGTCCCTCCCGGTCCTGGGCGAACTGGCGGAGGATCGGGATCTGATCTCCCTTTACTTCCGGGAGGTCACCGATCATCCCCTGCTCACCGCCGAGGAGGAAAAGGAGCTGGCCACGCGGATGGCCCGCGGGCGAGAGGCCGCTCGTCGCCTGGCCCGCGATGGAAATCTTCCGCCCGAGGTCCGCCAGCGTCTGGAGCGGCTGGTGGAGGAAGGCCGCCAGGCTCGCGAGAAGCTGATCACCTCGAACTTCCGGCTGGTGATCAGTGTGGCCAAGAAGTATCAGGGCCTCGGGGTACCCCTGCTGGATCTGATCCAGGAGGGGAACCTGGGCCTGATGAAGGCCGTGGAGCGCTTCGATCCCAAGCGGGGCCGTCGCTTCTCGACCTATGCCACGTGGTGGATCCGCCAGGCGATCACCCGGGCGCTGGCGATGCAGGCCCGCACGATCCGCCTGCCGATCCATGCTCAGGAGCAGCTGCGAAAGGCCCAGCGGATCGCCCATCAGATCGAGCAGGAGGCTGGCCGGCCAGCCACCCCAGAGGAGGTTGCAGAGCGGCTGGGTATGGAGACCGACAAGGTGGAGTGGCTCTGGAATGCCGCCCGGCCGTTGCTCTCTCTGGAAGAGCCCATGGATGACGAGGGGGAGACCACGCTGGAAGGGGCGATCCGGGATGTGGAGAGCCCGGCTCCTGATGAGGTGGTGGCGGATCAGCTGTTGCGGGAGCAAATCGAAGAGTTGCTCAATGAGTTGCCCAGCCGCCACGCCCGGGTTCTCCGGTTGCGATATGGATTCGAAGATGGGCGATCCTACACCCTGGAGGAGGTTGCCCAACGGTTCGGGCTAAGCCGGGAGCGGATCCGCCAGATCGAGGCGGAGGCTCTGCGCTATCTGCGCAAGCAGCTCAAGGTGCGCCAGATGAGGGAGTTCCTGAAGGCTGCTTGA
- a CDS encoding enoyl-CoA hydratase/isomerase family protein, whose amino-acid sequence MLRVERQGELAIWIVDRPPRRNAMDWATMQAFARAVEEAVRDPALRVVILTGAERTFLSGADLYEMAHYRTEADGYRLGQVMGEALRQLEEAPWISIAAINGPARGGGVEVALACDLRVMAEDADLAFVQVTWALTPGWGGGQRLRRRIGPGRALELLLTARQIRAEEAFRLGLVERLAPAGQALAEALALAREILRWDPGAVQAIKAVIRDGDVLPFHEALRLERERFARLWAAPAHWAALERFLQRNQQPDPGRAV is encoded by the coding sequence ATGTTACGAGTGGAACGCCAGGGGGAGCTCGCGATCTGGATTGTGGATCGCCCCCCGCGACGGAACGCGATGGATTGGGCTACCATGCAGGCCTTCGCCCGGGCGGTGGAGGAGGCAGTTCGGGATCCTGCGCTGCGGGTGGTGATCCTCACCGGTGCGGAAAGGACTTTCCTCTCCGGAGCGGATCTGTATGAGATGGCGCATTATCGCACTGAGGCGGATGGATATCGGTTGGGGCAGGTTATGGGCGAGGCGTTGCGCCAGCTGGAAGAGGCCCCATGGATCAGCATCGCGGCCATCAATGGGCCCGCGCGGGGCGGCGGCGTGGAAGTGGCGCTGGCCTGCGATCTGCGGGTGATGGCTGAGGACGCCGATCTGGCTTTCGTGCAGGTCACCTGGGCCCTCACTCCCGGATGGGGTGGAGGGCAGCGTTTGCGGCGGCGGATTGGGCCCGGCCGGGCGCTGGAGCTCCTCCTGACCGCACGGCAGATCCGCGCGGAGGAGGCGTTCCGCCTGGGGCTGGTCGAGCGCTTGGCCCCCGCTGGTCAGGCGCTTGCGGAAGCCCTCGCTCTGGCCCGGGAGATCCTGCGCTGGGATCCTGGGGCCGTGCAGGCGATCAAGGCGGTGATCCGGGATGGGGATGTGCTCCCCTTTCATGAAGCCCTTCGGCTCGAGCGCGAGCGCTTCGCTCGTCTCTGGGCAGCTCCTGCCCACTGGGCTGCCTTGGAACGCTTTCTACAACGGAATCAACAGCCGGATCCGGGCCGGGCGGTTTGA
- the cas4 gene encoding CRISPR-associated protein Cas4: MLMTGVLLLLLALAIGGLGWLLQQRAGLPRGEVLEEDMSSARASPPLFAPRYGLIGRPDYLIRQGKTIIPVEVKATSAPQHPYPSHVMQLIAYCLLVEEALDIRPPYGWIRYRDRSFRVEYTSELREKLLRILASMRQDLRRGEAHRQHQSPARCRACGFRMICEEAID; encoded by the coding sequence ATGCTGATGACCGGTGTTCTCCTTCTGCTGCTGGCGCTGGCCATCGGAGGCCTCGGATGGCTTCTCCAGCAACGGGCCGGCCTTCCGCGCGGCGAGGTTCTGGAGGAGGACATGTCCAGCGCCAGAGCTTCCCCTCCGCTCTTTGCCCCTCGTTATGGTCTGATCGGCAGACCGGATTACCTGATCCGACAGGGGAAAACGATCATTCCGGTGGAAGTGAAAGCCACCTCAGCCCCACAGCATCCCTATCCCTCCCACGTGATGCAGCTAATCGCCTATTGCCTGCTGGTGGAAGAAGCGCTGGATATCCGCCCGCCATATGGGTGGATCCGCTATCGGGATCGATCGTTCCGGGTGGAATACACCTCCGAGCTCCGGGAAAAGCTCCTGAGGATTCTGGCCTCCATGCGGCAGGATCTGAGGCGCGGGGAAGCGCACCGCCAGCACCAATCGCCGGCCCGCTGTCGCGCATGCGGGTTCCGGATGATCTGCGAAGAGGCCATCGATTGA
- a CDS encoding DUF3054 domain-containing protein, with the protein MNTPRWILWGGDLLVFLLFAALGRASHGLLNEGPVLWGIARTATPFFLAWAIVAWAARLDRIDPMRSPGHVALQTGLAWLGAGILGLILRSLALGRPAPIPFAAITLLGNGFLLVLWRGLLQLWILRKQGTRLAEK; encoded by the coding sequence ATGAACACGCCGCGATGGATCCTATGGGGTGGCGATCTCCTGGTGTTCCTGCTCTTTGCGGCCCTCGGGCGGGCCAGCCATGGCCTGCTCAACGAGGGCCCAGTGCTCTGGGGCATCGCGCGGACGGCGACCCCCTTTTTCCTCGCCTGGGCGATAGTGGCGTGGGCGGCCCGTCTGGATCGCATAGATCCCATGCGCTCACCGGGGCATGTGGCGCTGCAGACCGGATTGGCCTGGCTGGGAGCAGGGATCCTGGGCCTGATCCTCCGGAGCCTGGCCCTGGGCCGTCCGGCCCCGATCCCCTTCGCCGCCATCACCCTGCTCGGCAATGGATTCCTGCTTGTCCTCTGGCGAGGGCTTCTGCAGCTGTGGATCCTGCGCAAACAAGGAACACGGCTTGCCGAAAAGTAG